Proteins co-encoded in one Populus trichocarpa isolate Nisqually-1 chromosome 10, P.trichocarpa_v4.1, whole genome shotgun sequence genomic window:
- the LOC7492913 gene encoding protein argonaute 7 — protein sequence MEETEESSGNKKCTTKTRTFRGRTNTHKHHYHQYQYQYQYHYHYQHQLLQYSNQYGFFNHNQYPGYYPALLPLPPPIPLQLALTPPLPQNHSFISKTQLQKPLCKLNNPPPPPPSPAPPTSSDTKGPAVTTSPAFEGLQQQKNRPLKGDGGRKVMSATTQSLVVARRPDSGGVEGSVITLLANHFPVQFDSSQRIFHYNVEISPNPSREVARMIKQKLVKENSAVLSGALPAYDGRKSLYSPVEFQKDRLEFYVSLPIPTTKSSLPFGEFNFLQEKHQQLKLFRINIKLVSKLDGKELSRYLSKEGDDWIPLPQDYLHALDVVLRESPMERCLPVGRSLYSSSMGGTKEIGGGAVALRGFFQSLRPTQQGLALNVDFSVTAFHESIGVIPYLQKRLEFLRDLPQRKKRSLVGEERKEVEKALKNIRIFVCHRETVQRYRVFGLTEEATENLWFSDRDGKNLRLLNYFKDHYNYDIQFRNLPCLQISRSKPCYLPMELCMICEGQKFLGKLSDDQTARILKMGCQRPKERKAIIDGVMRGSVGPTSGSQGREFKLHISREMTRLSGRILQPPKLRLGDGGHVRDLIPSRHDCQWNLLDSHVFEGTRIQRWALISFGGTLDQKSSIPKFINQLSQRCEQLGIFLNKNTMIKPQYEPTQVLNNVSLLESKLKKIHSAASNNLQLLICVMEKKHKGYADLKRIAETSVGVVTQCCLYLNLGKLSSQFLANLALKINAKVGGCTVALYNSLPSQIPRLLRSNEPVIFMGADVTHPHPLDDISPSVAAVVGSMNWPAANKYVSRMRSQTHRQEIIQDLGEMVKELLDDFYQELNELPKRIIFFRDGVSETQFYKVLKEELQAIREACSRFPGYRPPITFAVVQKRHHTRLFPNETDPSSTQNQFSDENIPPGTVVDTVITHPREFDFYLCSHWGVKGTSRPTHYHVLWDENQFTSDELQKLVYNLCYTFVRCTKPVSLVPPAYYAHLAAYRGRLYLERSECMASIRNASTISRAAPPKAAPLPKLSENLKKLMFYC from the exons ATGGAAGAGACAGAAGAGTCCAGTGGTAACAAGAAATGCACCACCAAGACCAGGACTTTCAGAGGAAGGACCAACACTCACAAGCATCATTATCACCAGTATCAGTATCAGTATCAATATCACTATCACTATCAGCACCAACTCTTGCAATACTCAAATCAATATGGTTTCTTTAACCATAACCAGTACCCGGGTTACTACCCAGCTCTTCTTCCTTTACCTCCACCAATACCTCTCCAACTTGCTCTAACACCGCCTCTCCCTCAAAACCATAGCTTTATATCGAAAACCCAGTTGCAGAAACCTTTATGCAAGCTAAATAAcccccctccccctcctccTTCCCCCGCTCCTCCTACCTCCTCTGATACCAAAGGCCCAGCTGTTACAACTTCACCAG CTTTTGAGGGGCTTCAACAACAGAAGAATCGGCCTCTTAAAGGAGATGGTGGAAGGAAAGTCATGAGTGCCACCACACAATCACTAGTGGTTGCAAGGAGACCAGATTCTGGTGGTGTAGAAGGATCAGTTATTACTCTCCTTGCCAACCATTTCCCTGTTCAATTCGACTCCTCGCAACGAATTTTCCATTACAATGTGGAAATTTCTCCTAATCCTTCCAGGGAGGTTGCCCGGATGATCAAGCAAAAACTGGTGAAGGAAAATTCAGCTGTGCTCTCTGGTGCTCTTCCAGCCTACGATGGCCGAAAAAGTCTTTACAGTCCTGTTGAATTCCAAAAGGATAGGCTTGAGTTCTATGTTAGCCTCCCAATCCCAACTACTAAGTCATCACTGCCTTTTGGAGAATTCAATTTCTTGCAAGAGAAGCATCAACAGCTCAAACTATTTCGAATAAATATCAAGCTTGTTTCGAAGTTGGATGGCAAGGAATTGAGTCGCTACTTGAGCAAGGAAGGCGATGATTGGATCCCTCTGCCTCAGGATTATCTGCATGCTTTGGATGTTGTTTTGAGAGAGAGTCCAATGGAGAGATGTCTACCTGTGGGAAGATCACTGTATTCTAGTTCAATGGGAGGAACTAAAGAAATTGGAGGTGGAGCGGTTGCATTAAGAGGGTTCTTTCAAAGTCTAAGGCCAACTCAACAAGGGCTAGCTCTCAATGTGGATTTCTCTGTGACTGCTTTTCATGAAAGTATTGGAGTAATTCCCTACCTGCAAAAGCGTCTAGAATTTCTTCGGGACCTTcctcaaaggaaaaaaagaagtttggttggtgaagaaaggaaagaagtgGAGAAGGCCTTAAAGAACATCAGGATCTTTGTTTGTCACAGGGAAACTGTTCAGAGATACCGGGTGTTTGGCCTAACTGAGGAAGCTACAGAAAATCTTTGGTTTTCTGACAGGGATGGAAAAAATCTGAGGTTGCTGAATTACTTCAAGGATCACTACAACTACGATATACAATTCAGAAACTTACCATGCTTGCAGATTAGTAGGAGCAAACCATGTTATCTTCCTATGGAACTCTGTATGATTTGTGAAGGCCAGAAGTTTCTCGGGAAGCTATCTGATGATCAGACTGCAAGGATACTTAAGATGGGCTGCCAAAGACCAAAAGAACGAAAAGCCATCATAGATGGAGTCATGCGAGGATCTGTTGGCCCAACAAG TGGCAGCCAGGGAAGAGAATTCAAACTCCATATTTCAAGAGAAATGACACGATTGAGCGGCAGAATTCTTCAACCTCCAAAACTGAGACTTGGTGATGGTGGCCATGTAAGAGATCTCATTCCTTCTCGCCATGATTGCCAGTGGAACCTGCTGGATAGCCATGTCTTTGAAGGAACTAGAATCCAAAGGTGGGCGCTGATAAGTTTTGGGGGCACCCTTGATCAGAAGTCCAGCATTCCAAAATTCATAAACCAGCTATCTCAAAGGTGTGAACAATTAGGCATCTTCCTTAACAAGAACACAATGATTAAACCTCAATATGAGCCAACTCAGGTGCTAAATAACGTCTCCCTTCTGGAATCAAAACTCAAGAAGATCCACAGCGCCGCATCAAACAATCTCCAGCTGCTTATATGCGTAATGGAGAAGAAACACAAAGGGTACGCAGATTTGAAGCGAATAGCAGAGACAAGTGTTGGTGTCGTAACCCAATGCTGCTTGTATTTAAATCTTGGCAAGTTGAGCTCACAATTTCTGGCTAATTTGGCTCTCAAGATCAATGCCAAAGTTGGTGGGTGCACAGTTGCTTTGTACAATTCGTTACCCTCTCAGATTCCTCGCCTCCTTCGTTCCAATGAACCTGTGATCTTCATGGGAGCTGATGTGACTCATCCTCACCCGCTCGACGATATCAGTCCATCTGTTGCTGCTGTGGTTGGTAGCATGAACTGGCCTGCAGCAAACAAGTATGTCTCAAGAATGAGGTCGCAAACACATCGACAAGAAATCATCCAAGACCTTGGTGAAATGGTGAAAGAATTACTAGACGACTTTTACCAAGAATTGAATGAACTTCCCAAAAGAATTATATTCTTTAGGGACGGGGTAAGCGAAACCCAATTTTATAAGGTCCTTAAAGAGGAGTTGCAAGCCATTAGAGAAGCTTGTTCTAGATTCCCTGGTTATAGACCTCCCATTACTTTTGCAGTAGTCCAGAAGAGACATCACACAAGGTTGTTTCCGAATGAAACTGATCCATCTTCAACTCAGAACCAGTTTTCTGACGAAAATATACCCCCTGGGACTGTCGTGGACACTGTGATTACACATCCAAGGGAATTTGATTTCTATCTATGCAGCCATTGGGGAGTGAAAGGTACAAGCAGGCCAACACATTACCATGTCCTGTGGGATGAGAACCAATTCACTTCTGATGAACTACAGAAGTTGGTTTACAATCTGTGCTACACATTTGTAAGGTGCACCAAGCCAGTTTCTTTAGTGCCTCCAGCTTACTATGCTCACTTGGCTGCATATAGAGGCAGACTTTACCTTGAGCGATCAGAGTGCATGGCTTCCATAAGAAATGCTTCTACAATCTCAAGAGCAGCCCCACCAAAGGCAGCTCCTCTACCAAAGCTCAGTGAAAATTTAAAGAAGCTAATGTTCTACTGCTGA